From a single Paraburkholderia sp. D15 genomic region:
- a CDS encoding replication initiation protein, which yields MNTNTRLTTVAPDLVELGKGLPASKRKALARLIAEWACRETGTMTLLGEDRVKLLLDDAHTVTQQDRDRLAGDVDDLDEKYFAIVEQHDGLDDEGDALKWFRKARAAASLLYSLDSDSVPEFCETLYEAQAATDDLDNLKALCRR from the coding sequence ATGAACACGAATACGCGGCTAACTACCGTAGCGCCGGATCTGGTCGAACTTGGAAAAGGATTGCCCGCGAGCAAGCGAAAGGCCTTAGCTCGCCTAATCGCAGAATGGGCTTGCCGCGAAACCGGCACAATGACTTTGTTAGGCGAGGATCGAGTAAAGCTCTTGCTAGACGATGCACATACGGTTACGCAACAAGATAGAGATCGTCTCGCTGGCGATGTGGACGATCTAGATGAAAAATACTTCGCCATTGTTGAGCAGCACGACGGTCTGGATGATGAAGGAGATGCTTTAAAGTGGTTCCGCAAAGCAAGAGCTGCGGCTTCATTGCTTTATTCGCTCGATTCGGACTCGGTACCAGAATTCTGCGAAACTCTGTACGAAGCACAAGCGGCGACGGACGATCTGGACAATCTGAAGGCGTTGTGCCGACGATAG
- a CDS encoding tyrosine-type recombinase/integrase: MLTDKQAKALKPDSKPVFDGKVTGLLLTPSKSGCKWTLRFTSPLTGKRRDAGLGTYPETSIAEAREKALAMRKLVDNGEDPIDQRNRAREAAAVAIEALTFEKAARKVHEELKPGWKNKKHAAQWISTLETYVFPKLGNRKLYAINPGDCADVLRPIWLTKAETASRTRQRMHAVMQWAWAHGHITANPVTVVDHILPKQSSKPEHQPAMPWAAIPKFVTAHLAGHQPTDSTRAALLLLILTSTRSGEVRGATWGEFDLEGRIWRIPADRMKAKEPHRVPLSAAATLLVKTLKEQRLHDTLVFPSPREKVLSDMTLTALLRRVKAESDTVGRVATAHGFRSSFRDWASEQGYARDLAERALAHTVANKVEAAYHRTDLLEQRRPLMEAWARHVYST; this comes from the coding sequence ATGCTAACCGACAAACAAGCAAAAGCACTCAAACCGGATAGCAAACCGGTCTTTGATGGAAAAGTCACCGGCTTACTTCTGACGCCGTCCAAATCCGGCTGCAAATGGACCCTGCGCTTTACCAGTCCCTTAACGGGCAAGCGGCGCGACGCCGGCCTCGGCACCTATCCTGAAACGTCTATTGCCGAAGCCCGCGAAAAAGCGCTAGCCATGCGCAAGCTCGTGGACAATGGCGAAGACCCAATTGATCAGCGCAACCGTGCGCGCGAAGCGGCCGCTGTCGCCATAGAAGCGCTCACGTTTGAGAAAGCTGCCCGAAAAGTTCACGAAGAACTCAAGCCAGGCTGGAAGAACAAAAAGCATGCCGCGCAATGGATCAGCACGCTTGAGACCTACGTCTTTCCCAAACTCGGAAACCGTAAGCTTTACGCGATCAACCCCGGTGATTGTGCTGATGTGCTGCGCCCCATCTGGCTCACCAAAGCTGAAACTGCCAGTCGCACAAGGCAGAGGATGCACGCTGTGATGCAGTGGGCGTGGGCGCACGGCCACATCACGGCAAATCCGGTTACCGTTGTGGACCACATCCTACCCAAACAGTCGAGCAAGCCGGAGCACCAACCCGCAATGCCATGGGCGGCGATTCCAAAATTCGTCACGGCACATCTTGCCGGCCATCAACCGACCGACAGCACTCGCGCAGCCCTGCTGTTGTTGATCCTCACGAGTACGCGTAGTGGTGAGGTACGAGGTGCGACATGGGGTGAATTTGACCTTGAAGGACGAATCTGGAGAATTCCTGCAGACAGAATGAAGGCGAAAGAGCCGCATCGTGTGCCCTTGTCAGCCGCGGCCACCTTGCTGGTGAAAACGCTCAAGGAACAGAGGCTGCATGACACTCTGGTATTTCCATCGCCGCGAGAGAAGGTACTGAGTGACATGACGCTGACCGCTTTGCTTCGCCGCGTCAAGGCCGAGAGCGACACAGTCGGACGCGTGGCAACCGCTCATGGTTTTCGTTCAAGCTTCCGGGATTGGGCGAGCGAACAGGGCTACGCGCGCGACCTCGCCGAACGTGCCCTCGCACATACCGTCGCGAACAAGGTCGAGGCCGCGTACCACCGCACCGATTTGCTTGAACAGCGTCGTCCGCTTATGGAAGCTTGGGCGAGACACGTCTATTCCACCTGA